One part of the Brevundimonas sp. NIBR11 genome encodes these proteins:
- the nuoF gene encoding NADH-quinone oxidoreductase subunit NuoF: MVGLLQDKDRIFTNLYGLQDWGLEGAKNRGCWNATKDMLDMGRDWLITNVKNSGLRGRGGAGFSTGLKWSFMPKELKDRPHYLVVNADESEPGTCKDREIMRHDPHLLIEGCLIASFAMQAHACYIYLRGEYVLERERMEAAVKQAYEARLIGKNNVHGWDFDVYIHHGAGAYICGEETALLESLEGKKGQPRLKPPFPAGAGLYGCPTTVNNVESIAVVGTILRRGAEWFAGFGRPNNTGTKLMSISGHVNRPCNVEEAMSIPLRQLLEEHCGGVRGGWGNLKAVIPGGVSVPLITREMSEVALMDFDSLRDMKSGLGTAAVIVMDESTDLVKAIARISYFYKHESCGQCTPCREGTGWMWRVLERMAVGEADPSEIDLLLDVAGQVEGHTICALGDAAAWPVQGLIRHFRHEIEDRISQYRSRRANFAGHAIAAE, translated from the coding sequence ATGGTCGGACTGCTGCAAGACAAGGATCGCATCTTCACCAACCTCTACGGGCTCCAGGACTGGGGTCTGGAGGGTGCGAAGAATCGCGGCTGCTGGAACGCGACCAAGGACATGCTGGACATGGGCCGCGACTGGCTCATCACCAACGTCAAGAACTCCGGCCTGCGCGGGCGCGGCGGCGCCGGCTTCTCGACGGGCCTGAAGTGGTCCTTCATGCCGAAGGAACTGAAGGATCGTCCGCACTACCTCGTCGTCAACGCCGACGAATCCGAGCCCGGCACCTGCAAGGACCGGGAGATCATGCGTCATGATCCCCACCTGTTGATCGAAGGCTGCCTGATCGCCTCCTTCGCGATGCAGGCCCACGCCTGCTACATCTATCTGCGCGGCGAATACGTGCTCGAGCGCGAGCGGATGGAAGCCGCCGTCAAGCAGGCCTACGAGGCCCGGTTGATCGGCAAGAACAACGTCCACGGCTGGGACTTCGACGTCTACATCCACCACGGCGCGGGCGCCTACATCTGCGGCGAAGAGACCGCCCTGCTGGAAAGCCTCGAAGGCAAGAAGGGCCAGCCGCGCCTGAAGCCGCCGTTCCCGGCCGGCGCCGGCCTCTATGGCTGCCCGACGACCGTGAACAACGTGGAGTCGATCGCCGTCGTCGGCACGATCCTGCGTCGCGGGGCCGAATGGTTCGCCGGCTTCGGCCGTCCCAACAACACCGGCACCAAGCTGATGTCGATCTCGGGCCACGTGAACCGCCCGTGCAATGTCGAAGAAGCCATGTCGATCCCGCTGCGTCAGCTGCTGGAAGAGCACTGCGGCGGCGTGCGCGGCGGCTGGGGCAACCTGAAGGCCGTGATCCCGGGCGGCGTGTCCGTGCCGCTGATCACGCGCGAGATGTCCGAAGTCGCCCTGATGGACTTCGATTCCTTGCGCGACATGAAGTCGGGCCTGGGCACCGCGGCCGTCATCGTCATGGACGAGTCGACCGATCTGGTGAAGGCGATCGCCCGCATCAGCTATTTCTACAAGCACGAGAGCTGCGGCCAGTGCACGCCGTGCCGCGAAGGCACCGGCTGGATGTGGCGCGTGCTGGAGCGTATGGCCGTGGGGGAGGCCGATCCGTCCGAGATCGACCTGCTGCTCGACGTCGCCGGTCAGGTCGAGGGTCACACCATCTGCGCCCTAGGCGACGCCGCCGCCTGGCCGGTCCAGGGTCTGATCCGTCACTTCCGCCACGAGATCGAGGATCGCATCTCGCAGTACCGTTCCCGCCGCGCGAACTTCGCCGGCCACGCCATCGCGGCGGAGTAG
- a CDS encoding NADH-quinone oxidoreductase subunit B: MEEGRARVAVISPPAGGLIGATSTLPTAYGQGARSTVEGYDPKLHDKFFEAVNAEVTEQGFLTASLDDVINWARTGSLMWMTFGLACCAVEMIQASMPRYDLERFGMAPRASPRQSDLMIVAGTLTNKMAPALRKVYDQMPDPRYVLSMGSCANGGGYYHYSYSVVRGCDRVVPVDAYVPGCPPTAEALVYGLLQLQKKIRRTGTIER, translated from the coding sequence ATGGAAGAAGGGCGCGCTCGAGTGGCAGTGATCTCTCCCCCGGCTGGCGGCCTGATCGGCGCGACCTCGACCCTGCCCACGGCGTATGGCCAGGGCGCGCGTTCGACGGTCGAAGGCTACGACCCCAAGCTGCACGACAAATTCTTCGAGGCGGTCAACGCCGAGGTCACCGAGCAGGGCTTTCTGACAGCCTCGCTGGACGACGTCATCAACTGGGCCCGCACGGGGTCGCTTATGTGGATGACCTTCGGCCTGGCCTGCTGCGCCGTGGAGATGATCCAGGCCTCGATGCCGCGCTATGACCTCGAACGCTTCGGCATGGCCCCGCGCGCCAGCCCGCGTCAGTCGGACCTGATGATCGTCGCCGGCACCCTGACCAACAAGATGGCTCCGGCGCTCCGCAAGGTCTACGACCAGATGCCGGATCCGCGTTACGTGTTGTCGATGGGTTCCTGCGCCAACGGCGGCGGCTATTACCACTACAGCTACAGTGTCGTTCGCGGTTGCGACCGCGTTGTACCTGTCGATGCTTACGTTCCGGGCTGCCCGCCGACGGCGGAGGCGCTGGTCTACGGCCTGCTGCAGTTGCAAAAGAAGATCCGTCGCACCGGGACGATCGAACGATGA
- the nuoE gene encoding NADH-quinone oxidoreductase subunit NuoE — protein MSVRRLAKDQPASFAFSKETMKKVDWWIAKYPADRARSAVIPMLWLVQKQEGWVSEPAIRAIADKLDMAYIRVLEVATFYTMFMLEPVGSAALIQVCGTTPCMLRGAGDLMKVCKDRIGPKQTLSADGKFYWEEVECLGACVNAPMAMINDYYFEDLTASDMNQIIDDFAAGKTPERGPRVDRVNSAPEGGALTLTDPRLYDGSAAKPINKLPNSEPVTA, from the coding sequence ATGAGCGTTCGTCGTCTCGCCAAGGATCAACCCGCGTCGTTCGCCTTCTCGAAGGAGACGATGAAGAAGGTCGACTGGTGGATCGCCAAATACCCGGCGGACCGCGCCCGCTCGGCGGTGATCCCGATGCTGTGGCTGGTCCAGAAGCAGGAGGGCTGGGTTTCCGAACCCGCCATCCGCGCCATCGCCGACAAGCTGGACATGGCCTACATCCGGGTGCTGGAGGTCGCGACCTTCTACACCATGTTCATGCTGGAGCCGGTCGGCTCGGCCGCCCTGATCCAGGTCTGCGGCACGACGCCCTGCATGCTGCGCGGCGCCGGCGACCTGATGAAGGTCTGCAAGGACCGGATCGGCCCGAAACAGACCCTATCGGCCGACGGCAAATTCTACTGGGAAGAGGTCGAGTGCCTGGGCGCCTGCGTCAATGCGCCGATGGCCATGATCAACGACTACTATTTCGAGGACCTGACCGCCTCGGACATGAACCAGATCATCGACGACTTCGCCGCCGGAAAGACGCCGGAGCGCGGCCCGCGCGTCGATCGCGTGAACTCCGCGCCGGAGGGCGGGGCCCTGACCCTGACCGACCCCAGGCTTTATGACGGCTCGGCCGCCAAGCCGATCAACAAGTTGCCGAACTCCGAGCCCGTGACGGCATGA
- a CDS encoding NADH-quinone oxidoreductase subunit A has protein sequence MNAFLLQYLPVVIFVGIALVIGVGFMVASWAMAPSNPDAEKLSAYECGFNAFDDARMKFDVRFYLVSILFIIFDLEVAFLFPWAVSIFDLSKGGMVFAFWSMMAFLGVLTVGFIYEWKKGALEWQ, from the coding sequence ATGAACGCATTTCTCCTTCAGTATCTGCCGGTGGTGATCTTCGTAGGCATCGCCCTCGTGATCGGCGTCGGCTTTATGGTCGCCTCGTGGGCCATGGCCCCGAGCAACCCCGACGCGGAAAAGCTGTCCGCCTATGAGTGCGGCTTCAACGCCTTCGACGATGCACGGATGAAGTTCGACGTGCGGTTCTACCTCGTGTCGATCCTCTTCATCATCTTCGACCTGGAAGTGGCCTTCCTCTTCCCCTGGGCCGTGTCGATCTTCGACCTGTCCAAGGGCGGCATGGTCTTCGCCTTCTGGTCGATGATGGCTTTCCTGGGCGTTCTGACGGTCGGATTCATCTACGAATGGAAGAAGGGCGCGCTCGAGTGGCAGTGA
- a CDS encoding NADH-quinone oxidoreductase subunit D, whose translation MDDRKFTINFGPQHPAAHGVLRLVLELDGEVVERVDPHIGLLHRGTEKLMEARTYLQNVPYLDRLDYVAPMNQEHAFCLAIERLLGIEVPYRAQLIRVLYSEIGRILSHMLNVTTQALDVGALTPPLWGFEEREKLMVFYERACGARLHANYFRPGGVHQDLPMALIDDIGRWCAEFPAALKDIESLVTENRIYKQRNVDIGIVSKEQALQWGFTGVMLRGSDIAWDLRKSQPYECYAELEFDIVVGKNGDCWDRYLVRIEEMKQSVHIMEQCIHKLRNCPGDSVMVEDNKIVPPKRGEMKRSMEALIHHFKLYTEGFHTPAGEVYAAVEAPKGEFGIYLVSDGTNKPYRVKISAPGFRHLQAMDWMNRGHMLADVSAILGSLDIVFGEVDR comes from the coding sequence ATGGACGACCGCAAGTTCACCATCAACTTCGGCCCGCAACACCCGGCCGCGCACGGCGTGCTGCGTCTGGTGCTGGAACTGGACGGCGAGGTGGTCGAACGCGTCGATCCGCACATCGGCTTGCTGCACCGCGGCACCGAAAAGCTGATGGAGGCCCGCACCTACCTCCAGAACGTGCCCTATCTGGACCGGCTCGACTACGTCGCCCCGATGAACCAGGAGCACGCCTTCTGCCTGGCCATCGAACGCCTGCTGGGCATCGAGGTGCCGTATCGCGCGCAGCTGATCCGGGTCCTGTACTCGGAAATCGGCCGCATCCTGTCGCACATGCTGAACGTGACGACCCAGGCTCTGGACGTCGGCGCCCTGACGCCCCCGCTGTGGGGCTTCGAGGAGCGCGAGAAGCTCATGGTCTTCTATGAGCGGGCCTGCGGCGCGCGCCTGCACGCCAACTACTTCCGTCCCGGCGGCGTCCATCAGGACCTGCCGATGGCGCTGATCGACGACATTGGCCGCTGGTGCGCCGAGTTCCCGGCGGCGCTGAAGGACATCGAAAGCCTCGTCACCGAGAACCGTATCTACAAGCAGCGCAACGTCGACATCGGCATCGTGTCCAAGGAACAGGCCCTGCAGTGGGGCTTCACCGGCGTCATGCTGCGCGGCTCCGACATCGCCTGGGACCTGCGCAAGTCGCAGCCCTACGAGTGCTACGCCGAGCTGGAGTTCGATATCGTCGTCGGCAAGAACGGCGACTGCTGGGACCGCTACCTCGTTCGCATCGAGGAGATGAAGCAGTCGGTGCACATCATGGAGCAGTGCATCCACAAGCTCCGGAACTGCCCCGGCGACTCGGTCATGGTCGAGGACAACAAGATCGTCCCGCCCAAGCGCGGCGAGATGAAGCGGTCGATGGAAGCCCTGATCCATCACTTCAAGCTCTACACCGAAGGCTTCCACACCCCGGCCGGCGAGGTCTACGCCGCCGTCGAGGCGCCCAAGGGCGAGTTCGGCATCTATCTCGTGTCCGACGGCACCAACAAGCCGTACCGCGTGAAGATTTCGGCCCCCGGTTTCCGTCACCTGCAGGCGATGGACTGGATGAACCGCGGCCACATGCTGGCCGACGTTTCCGCCATCCTGGGCTCGCTCGACATCGTCTTCGGCGAGGTCGACCGGTGA
- the nuoG gene encoding NADH-quinone oxidoreductase subunit NuoG translates to MPVAKVNGVETEFEPGMTVLQVAEKAGHEIPRFCYHERLSIAGNCRMCLVEVKPGPPKPQASCALPAAENQEIFTDTPMVKKAREGVMEFLLINHPLDCPICDQGGECDLQDQAMGYGRDGSRYAENKRAVEEKYMGPTIKTFMTRCIQCTRCVRFISEVAGVPDIGMISRGEDAEITTYLEQAVNSELSGNVNDLCPVGALTHRPWQFHYRPWELKRTETIDVMDALGSNISVQSKGAEVMRILPRVHEGINEEWLSDKSRYIVDGLQARRLDRPYVRENGKLRAASWEEALNVVAAKLKAASADKIGVIAGDLQDAESMKAALDLFRALGSPNTDCRQDGSALGYGPREGWLFNTGLQGLENADSILLVGVNPRTEAPLLNQRIRKSWLAGNTRVGVIGDAADLTYDVDVVGAGTKTLAKMPKAAVDALTQAERPAIVVGAGALSGSDGARVLQQLGKLAAKVGVVKDGWNGFNVLHHAAARVGGLDMGFVPASGGLTAHEMVQPGALDVLFLLGADEIETGPSQAFKVYLGSHGDRGAHTADVILPGAAWTEKSGLYVNTEGRVQMGERAVFPKGEAKEDWAIIRALSERVGHTLPYDTLDQLRAKLMSDHPTFGRIDYLAPAGSFDVASLGQKGEPVDAGFTSAVVDPYLNNPIARASATMVELSAQRMAPALLAAE, encoded by the coding sequence ATGCCCGTCGCCAAGGTCAACGGCGTCGAAACCGAGTTCGAGCCCGGCATGACCGTGCTGCAGGTCGCCGAGAAGGCCGGCCATGAGATCCCGCGTTTCTGCTACCACGAGCGGCTTTCGATCGCCGGCAACTGCCGCATGTGCCTGGTCGAGGTGAAGCCTGGACCGCCGAAGCCCCAGGCCTCGTGCGCCCTGCCGGCCGCCGAGAACCAGGAAATCTTCACCGACACGCCGATGGTGAAGAAGGCCCGCGAAGGGGTGATGGAGTTCCTGCTCATCAACCACCCGCTGGACTGCCCGATCTGCGACCAGGGCGGCGAGTGCGACCTGCAGGACCAGGCCATGGGCTACGGCCGCGACGGCTCTCGCTACGCCGAGAACAAGCGCGCGGTCGAAGAAAAATACATGGGTCCCACCATCAAGACCTTCATGACGCGGTGCATCCAGTGCACCCGTTGCGTGAGGTTCATCTCGGAGGTCGCCGGCGTGCCGGACATCGGCATGATCTCGCGCGGCGAAGACGCCGAGATCACCACCTACCTCGAACAGGCGGTGAACTCCGAGCTGTCGGGCAATGTCAACGACCTGTGCCCGGTGGGCGCCCTGACCCACCGGCCCTGGCAGTTCCACTATCGCCCATGGGAGCTGAAGCGGACCGAGACCATCGACGTCATGGACGCCCTGGGCTCCAACATCTCGGTCCAGTCCAAGGGCGCCGAGGTCATGCGCATCCTCCCGCGCGTGCACGAGGGCATCAACGAGGAGTGGCTGTCGGACAAGAGCCGTTACATCGTCGACGGCCTGCAGGCGCGTCGCCTGGACCGTCCCTACGTCCGTGAGAACGGCAAGCTGCGCGCCGCCTCGTGGGAAGAGGCGCTGAACGTCGTCGCCGCAAAGCTGAAGGCCGCTTCGGCGGACAAGATCGGTGTCATCGCCGGCGATCTGCAGGACGCGGAATCGATGAAGGCGGCGCTGGACCTGTTCCGTGCCCTGGGCTCGCCCAACACCGACTGCCGCCAGGACGGATCGGCCCTCGGCTATGGCCCGCGCGAGGGCTGGTTGTTCAACACCGGCCTGCAAGGCCTTGAAAACGCGGACTCCATCCTGCTGGTGGGCGTCAACCCGCGCACTGAGGCGCCGCTGCTGAACCAGCGGATCAGAAAGAGCTGGCTGGCCGGCAATACTCGCGTGGGCGTCATCGGCGACGCCGCCGACCTGACCTATGACGTCGACGTGGTCGGCGCCGGGACGAAGACCCTGGCCAAGATGCCGAAGGCCGCCGTTGACGCCCTGACCCAGGCCGAACGTCCCGCTATCGTGGTCGGCGCCGGCGCCCTGTCGGGCTCGGACGGCGCCAGGGTGCTGCAACAGCTCGGCAAGCTGGCCGCCAAGGTCGGGGTCGTGAAGGACGGCTGGAACGGCTTCAACGTCCTGCACCATGCCGCCGCCCGCGTCGGCGGTCTGGATATGGGCTTCGTGCCGGCCTCGGGCGGCCTGACGGCCCACGAGATGGTCCAGCCGGGCGCGCTCGACGTTCTGTTCCTGCTCGGCGCCGACGAGATCGAGACCGGCCCCTCCCAGGCCTTCAAGGTCTATCTGGGCAGCCACGGCGACCGCGGCGCCCACACCGCCGACGTCATCCTGCCGGGCGCCGCCTGGACCGAGAAGTCGGGCCTCTACGTCAACACCGAGGGTCGAGTTCAGATGGGCGAACGCGCCGTCTTCCCCAAGGGCGAGGCCAAGGAAGACTGGGCCATCATCCGCGCCCTCTCGGAACGCGTCGGCCACACACTGCCGTACGACACCCTGGATCAGCTGCGCGCGAAGCTGATGTCGGACCATCCGACCTTCGGCCGCATCGACTACTTGGCGCCGGCCGGTTCGTTCGATGTCGCCAGCCTGGGCCAGAAGGGCGAACCGGTCGACGCCGGTTTCACCTCGGCCGTGGTCGACCCCTATCTGAACAACCCGATCGCGCGCGCCAGCGCGACGATGGTCGAGCTCAGCGCCCAGCGCATGGCTCCGGCCCTGCTGGCGGCGGAGTAG
- a CDS encoding NADH-quinone oxidoreductase subunit C codes for MNGHLATVARNTETLTPLGQEMVAELQVDAAVAYGELTIACHRDRIVAVLTSLRDRFGFQQLLDVCGVDYPDRAERFDVVYHLLSLTRNARLRVKVTTDEVQPVPSVIEVYPSAGWFEREAFDMYGMLFSNHPDLRRLLTDYGFQGHPLRKDFPMTGYVEVRYDEEQKRVVYEPVKLTQEFRNFDFLSPWEGAEYPAPVLPGDEKAAQAAAVAGVAPSGGKA; via the coding sequence ATGAACGGTCACCTCGCGACAGTCGCGCGCAACACCGAAACCCTGACCCCGCTGGGTCAGGAAATGGTCGCCGAGCTGCAGGTCGATGCGGCCGTGGCCTATGGCGAACTGACGATCGCCTGCCATCGCGACCGTATCGTCGCAGTCCTGACCAGCCTGCGCGACCGCTTCGGCTTCCAGCAACTGCTGGACGTCTGCGGCGTGGATTATCCGGACCGCGCCGAGCGGTTCGACGTCGTCTATCACCTGCTCAGCCTGACGCGGAACGCCCGCCTGCGGGTCAAGGTCACGACCGACGAGGTCCAGCCCGTCCCCAGCGTGATCGAGGTCTATCCTTCGGCCGGCTGGTTCGAGCGCGAGGCGTTCGACATGTACGGCATGCTGTTCTCGAACCACCCGGACCTGCGCCGCCTCCTGACCGACTACGGCTTCCAGGGGCATCCGCTGCGCAAGGACTTCCCGATGACGGGCTATGTCGAAGTCCGCTACGACGAGGAACAGAAGCGGGTGGTCTACGAGCCCGTCAAGCTGACCCAGGAATTCCGCAACTTCGACTTCCTGTCTCCGTGGGAGGGCGCCGAATATCCGGCTCCCGTCCTGCCGGGCGACGAGAAGGCCGCTCAGGCCGCCGCTGTCGCCGGCGTCGCGCCTTCGGGAGGCAAGGCCTGA